In Elephas maximus indicus isolate mEleMax1 chromosome 7, mEleMax1 primary haplotype, whole genome shotgun sequence, the following proteins share a genomic window:
- the CLCF1 gene encoding cardiotrophin-like cytokine factor 1 — MDLRAGDSWGLLACLCTVLWHLPAVPALNRTGDPGPGPSIQKTYDLTRYLEHQLRSLAGTYLNYLGPPFNEPDFNPPRLGADTLPRATVDLDVWRSLNDKLRLTQNYEAYSHLLCYLRGLNRQAATAELRRSLAHFCTSLQGLLGSIAGVMAALGYPLPQPLPGTEPTWAPGPAHSDFLQKMDDFWLLKELQTWLWRSAKDFNRLKKKIQPPAAAVTLRLEAHGF; from the exons ATGGACCTCCGAGCAG GGGACTCGTGGGGGCTGCTAGCTTGCCTGTGCACTGTGCTCTGGCATCTCCCTGCGGTGCCAGCCCTCAACCGTACAGGGGACCCAGGGCCCGGCCCGTCCATCCAGAAAACCTACGACCTCACCCGCTACCTGGAGCACCAACTCCGCAGCTTGGCTGGGACTTAC CTGAACTACCTGGGCCCCCCTTTCAATGAGCCTGACTTCAACCCACCTCGGCTGGGGGCAGACACTCTGCCCAGAGCCACCGTTGACCTTGATGTGTGGCGGAGCCTCAATGACAAACTGCGGCTGACCCAGAACTACGAGGCCTACAGCCACCTTCTGTGCTACCTGCGCGGCCTCAACCGCCAGGCTGCAACGGCCGAGCTGCGCCGCAGCCTGGCCCACTTCTGCACCAGTCTCCAGGGCCTGCTCGGCAGCATTGCTGGCGTCATGGCAGCTCTGGGCTACCCATTGCCCCAGCCCTTGCCTGGGACAGAGCCCACCTGGGCCCCTGGTCCTGCCCACAGCGACTTCCTCCAGAAGATGGACGACTTCTGGCTGCTGAAGGAGCTGCAGACCTGGCTGTGGCGCTCAGCCAAGGACTTCAACAGGCTCAAGAAGAAGATACAGCCTCCAGCTGCTGCGGTCACCCTGCGCTTGGAGGCCCACGGCTTCTGA